One Argentina anserina chromosome 6, drPotAnse1.1, whole genome shotgun sequence genomic window, TTCACATGCACTGCGTTTTGGTTGGCCACTGGACTATACTTTATCTCAGGTATCGGAGTAACCGTTTCGTTCCATAGGAATCTCTCTCACAGAAGCTTCAAGCTTCCTAGATGGCTCGAGTACTTCTTTGCCTATTGTGGGGTTCTGTCACTACAGGTATGTATATGTCTGTGGAATAACTCTAATCACTCTAAAGATAGATTGATGAGATGATGAGTTCACAGCTTGTGTTTTATTCTTATATAACATTTTTCTGATTGCAGAGAAGTCCACTTGATTGGGTGAGCGTACACAGATCCCATCATCAATTTACAGACACAGTGAAAGACCCCCATAGCCCAGTTAAAGGATTTTGGTTCAGTCATATTGGTTGGGCGCTTGATTACCGTGGTCGAAATGGaagtgtaaatatatattctctCCCTCTATAAGTCTATAGTAGATTCCGAACCCTAGTCTTCTTCGATTCCCTTCTGATCACTTTGTGTTCAGATTTtcacatattatatatatatagttaaaaTTAACACCAAGAAGTAGATTGGTGTAATCCTTGGTTCGAACCTAGGTACATGAAAAAATTTGGAGCTTAAAGTtatactttatttttttttttgcagtatGACGCACGACTTAAGAATGTTAACGACTTGAAGAGACAACCATACTACATATTTCTCCATTATACATACCCACTTCATTATACTGCTCTCGGAGTTCTGTTGTATTTAGTTGGAGGAATGCCCTTTTTGGTTTGGGGAATGGTAAAAATGCACAACTTCTCATATATATTGTCCTGGCcttgcttttgtttttgtgggAATAGACGTCAAGCCTGATATAAACAAAGAAATGGGAATTACAGACATGACTTGCCGCAAGGGCAACAATAGTATTAGCTCGCCATTCGAATTCGGGAATTTGCTACTGTGACcaaatcatttttcttttattgatTGGAAACAATATATAGAGCCTCCAATTTATTTGAATTCATTTCCCCAATCTTGCTAGTAGATCTAGCTCCTGGCACTTGCCTGCATGGCAGGAaaaaaccgtaaaatgttgTTCTGAATTACACCACTCGCATGATCTAGCGACTCTATAACTCACTGTTCGCGCCGTGTTTTGGTTTACCATCAAATTTCCAGTTTACTTATCTTTGAATTTGCTCTTGTTTTGTTCTCTTTTGCAGGGTGTGAGAACGGTACTTTATCTCCATGCTACATTTGCACTAAATTCAATTTGCCATACATGGGGACATCAAGCATGGGAAACTGGTGATTTATCTAGAAACAACTGGTAAGATTATGTTATCAAATATAGTATATGTTATCGGAAAATCCAAGCCTTGCAAAACATGTATATCAGTACGTAATTAGTGTTGCGATAGATTTTAATGGTTTCATGGTAGCGTAGCTAGCTAACCTTGCAAACTGACATATCAAATCTCATATCTGCATGCTACTTAACCTTGCACATTAACCATTTCAAGACTTGCTTCTATATGTTAAATCTAGCGCGCGCCTATATTCACTCTCGCATGCTTACgtgaaaattaatattattgaTCGATCGACAGGTTGATTGCATTGCTGGCACATGGAGAAGGTTGGCATAATAATCACCATGCTTTTCAGCATTCAGCTCGCCACGGCTTGGAATGGTGGCAAATTGATGTTACTTGGTATGTCATAAGATTTCTTGAACTTGTGGGTTTGGCAACAGAAGTTAAGCTTCCAACTGAGACTCAGAAGAAACAAAGAGCTTTCAGCAGCAGAATGATCCATGAAGGAAAACAGCAGCAGCTTGATGCAAAAGACGTCCAAATTGGCAAGCTTTAAGCCTTTAACTAGAAAATAATGGGATGAATCttcgtgtgtgtgtgtatatatatacttctttAGTCTTTTCTGTTGTTGGAAAAGAAAGGTGTTCGGATTGTTATTATGACATTGTGAAATGTGAATGATGTTGGCTATGGTGTTTGCGTTGTTTTTTCTGATCTATGTACGAATGATGACATTATTGTTCGTCTCTTTGTTTGCCTATGGGTAAACGATTATGCGGACCGATCGGTCC contains:
- the LOC126798279 gene encoding palmitoyl-monogalactosyldiacylglycerol delta-7 desaturase, chloroplastic-like — protein: MIDWDYWLVKWRVEFLAREWNFVDIATFTSLAFLHFLSLLAPFYFTCTAFWLATGLYFISGIGVTVSFHRNLSHRSFKLPRWLEYFFAYCGVLSLQRSPLDWVSVHRSHHQFTDTVKDPHSPVKGFWFSHIGWALDYRGRNGSYDARLKNVNDLKRQPYYIFLHYTYPLHYTALGVLLYLVGGMPFLVWGMGVRTVLYLHATFALNSICHTWGHQAWETGDLSRNNWLIALLAHGEGWHNNHHAFQHSARHGLEWWQIDVTWYVIRFLELVGLATEVKLPTETQKKQRAFSSRMIHEGKQQQLDAKDVQIGKL